One part of the Spiroplasma turonicum genome encodes these proteins:
- the ybeY gene encoding rRNA maturation RNase YbeY, with protein MKDNIDFIYEIKINNNLKIQKYFYKILKLVKSKLSVSNKLSLSVNFISDDKSIYLNKTYRNKDYIGDVLSFPIDDEYNIYSQLKFREIGDIFIAPDEAYRKTLKNKNDVFTEFCWLFLHGLLHILGLDHEIDEEAKEMFELTDNILNKINLKYKYI; from the coding sequence ATGAAAGATAATATAGATTTTATATATGAGATAAAAATAAATAATAATTTAAAAATTCAAAAGTATTTTTACAAAATATTAAAGTTAGTTAAAAGTAAATTATCTGTATCAAACAAGCTATCATTATCTGTAAACTTTATTTCAGATGATAAATCTATTTATTTAAATAAAACTTATAGAAATAAAGATTACATAGGAGATGTTCTTTCTTTTCCAATTGATGATGAATATAACATATATTCTCAATTGAAATTTAGAGAAATAGGTGATATTTTTATTGCACCTGATGAAGCTTATAGAAAAACTTTAAAAAATAAAAATGATGTTTTCACAGAATTTTGTTGATTATTTCTACATGGTTTACTACACATATTGGGTTTAGACCATGAGATAGATGAAGAAGCTAAAGAAATGTTTGAATTAACTGATAATATATTAAATAAAATTAATTTAAAATATAAATATATTTAA
- a CDS encoding sigma-70 family RNA polymerase sigma factor, giving the protein MKKGENKMGLNNKKYSSFQEFKDSLYNYLDKNDNEIAQEEIQEILSKSFEDIDEEEIAQLFQELAEKEVVFTDEIVDEDELEDAIDVNSSENLNDLEDGFKFRDTERKNLKQANLNNGPVKYRVGGISNETKIQDIIKSYFNQIGSSKILSKDEEVEFAKMLESEDPDEVKEGRDKLITSNLKLVISVARKHLNRGLDFADLIEEGNIGLMKAVDKFDYKKGFKFSTYATWWIRQAITRAIADQARTIRIPVHMVETINKLTRIERQLTQELGREPTPKEIAKVFGKGITSQKVIEIKKLSIEPISLEKPFGDEDDTHFGDFVEDKDISSPDEYAEKEALREVMDDVFAEILAPREEKVVRMRFGILPTKLRTLIRLAKECEDETYDELINEINNLDIHYDTPIEKIQKFRNSLIQFHLSKYDSPKTLEEVGKELKVTRERIRQIEAKTIRKFRPTASNQKAKVLKDFFKG; this is encoded by the coding sequence ATCAAAAAAGGAGAAAATAAAATGGGATTAAATAATAAAAAATACAGCAGTTTCCAAGAATTCAAAGACTCATTATATAATTATTTAGATAAAAATGATAATGAAATAGCACAAGAAGAAATTCAAGAAATATTAAGCAAAAGTTTTGAAGATATTGATGAAGAAGAAATTGCGCAATTATTTCAAGAATTAGCAGAAAAAGAAGTTGTCTTCACTGATGAAATAGTTGATGAAGATGAATTAGAAGATGCAATTGATGTAAATAGTTCTGAGAATTTAAATGATTTAGAAGATGGTTTTAAATTTAGAGATACAGAGAGAAAAAATTTAAAACAAGCAAATTTAAATAATGGTCCAGTTAAATATAGAGTTGGTGGGATAAGTAACGAAACAAAAATTCAAGACATAATTAAATCTTATTTTAACCAAATAGGTTCTTCAAAAATATTAAGCAAAGATGAAGAGGTGGAATTTGCAAAAATGTTAGAATCAGAAGATCCTGATGAAGTAAAAGAAGGAAGGGATAAGCTTATAACATCAAATTTAAAACTTGTTATCTCAGTTGCTAGAAAACACCTTAATAGAGGATTAGATTTTGCTGACTTAATAGAAGAGGGAAACATAGGCCTAATGAAAGCAGTTGATAAATTTGATTATAAAAAAGGTTTTAAATTTTCTACTTATGCAACTTGATGAATTAGACAAGCAATAACTAGAGCGATTGCAGATCAAGCCAGAACTATACGTATTCCAGTTCATATGGTTGAAACAATTAATAAATTAACAAGAATTGAAAGACAATTAACTCAAGAATTAGGAAGAGAACCAACACCAAAAGAAATTGCAAAAGTATTTGGTAAAGGCATAACTTCTCAAAAAGTTATTGAAATTAAAAAACTATCTATTGAACCAATTAGTCTAGAGAAACCATTTGGTGATGAAGATGATACTCATTTTGGGGATTTTGTTGAAGATAAAGATATTTCATCCCCAGATGAATATGCAGAAAAAGAAGCCTTGCGTGAAGTTATGGATGATGTTTTTGCAGAAATATTAGCTCCAAGAGAAGAAAAAGTTGTTAGAATGAGATTTGGTATTTTACCAACTAAGTTGAGAACATTAATTAGACTTGCAAAAGAATGTGAAGATGAAACATATGATGAATTAATAAATGAAATAAATAATTTGGATATTCATTATGATACTCCAATAGAAAAAATTCAAAAATTTAGAAACTCTTTAATACAATTTCATTTATCAAAATATGACTCACCAAAAACTTTAGAAGAAGTTGGCAAAGAATTAAAAGTAACTCGTGAAAGAATTAGACAAATTGAAGCTAAAACAATAAGAAAATTTAGACCAACAGCTTCTAATCAAAAAGCAAAAGTTCTTAAAGATTTTTTTAAAGGATAA
- a CDS encoding diacylglycerol kinase: MARKKFSKKAKVSTRLKNKFSNAARGVYIAFKEESTLIVYLIAIAIAIGLGIWIKLDFVSWSIIILTIGVLLGFEFLNTSIENFVDLLSFEYNIKAKKIKDICAAASIINAILSIIIGFLIYLPPLIERISEMIGV, encoded by the coding sequence ATGGCAAGAAAAAAGTTTTCAAAAAAAGCTAAGGTAAGTACACGTCTTAAGAATAAATTTTCAAATGCAGCAAGAGGTGTTTATATTGCTTTCAAGGAAGAATCAACTCTTATAGTTTATTTAATAGCCATTGCAATTGCAATTGGATTAGGTATATGGATAAAACTTGATTTTGTAAGTTGATCAATAATTATACTTACTATAGGTGTTTTACTTGGTTTTGAATTTTTGAACACATCTATTGAAAACTTTGTCGATTTATTAAGTTTCGAATACAATATTAAAGCTAAAAAAATTAAGGACATATGTGCTGCTGCAAGTATTATTAATGCAATATTGTCCATAATAATTGGTTTTTTAATATACTTGCCACCCTTAATAGAAAGAATCAGCGAAATGATAGGTGTTTAG
- the cdd gene encoding cytidine deaminase, with product MKQYEELLAHLNSLKKFCYVPYSKFKVVCSIYLKNGKIINGVNIENAAYNPTICAERAAISQLITNGFKDEEIKYIALFSESNIPIYPCGTCRQTLSEFIDFNTNFLIFNSNGFIEKRVFAEFLPYSFNKTYIK from the coding sequence ATGAAACAATATGAAGAATTATTAGCTCATCTTAATAGTCTTAAAAAGTTTTGTTATGTACCTTATTCTAAATTCAAGGTTGTATGCTCAATATATCTCAAAAATGGAAAAATTATTAATGGAGTAAATATTGAAAATGCAGCTTACAATCCTACAATTTGTGCAGAAAGAGCTGCAATATCTCAACTTATTACAAACGGTTTTAAAGATGAAGAAATAAAATATATTGCACTCTTTTCTGAATCAAATATTCCAATTTATCCATGTGGAACATGTAGGCAAACGTTATCAGAATTTATAGATTTTAATACTAACTTTTTAATATTCAATTCAAATGGTTTTATTGAAAAACGTGTCTTTGCAGAATTCTTACCTTATTCTTTTAATAAAACCTATATAAAATAA
- the recO gene encoding DNA repair protein RecO, whose protein sequence is MKSTKGIVIDLVDFEDYAKVVTIFSEEFGKLAFYAPGVNKSNSKNKYSVQLFNISEFEIFKSRTIDKLSKLKTGILIHDLLNIATSYTTYIFATIIIKVLSQINEISNKNKDIYNIAENILLNMKNSNNVFLNYIIFLFKVLKLTPYKFNLKHCERCGNSDKIVRFDYVKNTIICKRCITRNETIQPYSFLETLRIINEFKLEEILKHRFNNNDLLITHSILIEFYENILGFNLGPIYLLKNFAPLTYTKEVADLYK, encoded by the coding sequence ATGAAAAGCACAAAGGGTATTGTTATTGATTTAGTGGACTTTGAAGATTATGCAAAGGTAGTAACTATTTTTTCGGAAGAATTTGGAAAACTAGCTTTTTATGCACCTGGTGTTAATAAATCTAACTCTAAAAATAAGTATTCTGTTCAATTATTTAATATTAGTGAGTTTGAAATTTTCAAGTCACGTACAATTGACAAGCTAAGTAAGTTAAAGACGGGAATATTGATTCATGATTTATTAAATATAGCAACTAGTTACACAACTTATATATTTGCAACTATTATTATTAAAGTTTTAAGTCAAATAAATGAAATATCTAATAAAAATAAAGATATTTATAATATTGCAGAAAATATTTTATTAAATATGAAAAACTCAAATAATGTTTTTTTAAATTACATAATATTTTTATTTAAGGTATTAAAATTAACCCCTTATAAATTTAATTTAAAACATTGTGAAAGATGTGGAAATTCAGATAAAATTGTTAGATTTGATTACGTAAAAAATACAATTATATGTAAAAGGTGTATAACAAGAAATGAAACTATTCAACCATACTCTTTTCTTGAAACTTTAAGAATTATTAATGAATTCAAATTAGAGGAAATTTTAAAACATAGATTTAATAATAATGATCTATTGATAACACATAGTATTTTGATAGAATTTTATGAAAATATATTGGGTTTCAATTTAGGTCCTATATATTTATTAAAAAATTTTGCACCCTTAACATATACAAAAGAAGTTGCAGACTTGTATAAGTAA
- the dnaG gene encoding DNA primase, with protein sequence MTIKQEQIDMVLKASNIVDDISDYIDLQKRGRNYVAVCPFHDDSDPSLNVSPDKNIFKCFVCGSGGNVITFIQDFNNLSFFQALLILSKKYKIKIDGLKDFEPKKKFNSVEEKLFQINLKLANLFNGLLVSNYAKEAQSYLEKRKITSSEITKFKIGFCPKEVNIYEFLLNEGFDEQIIKKSDVIFQIGVKNISFFENRIVFPIFDENDNVIGFSGRSINDIDKPKYKNSKENEVFKKSNLAYNFNNAKKGIKVKNEVIILEGFMDVISLERIGINNSIAIMGTALSDYHIKLISSTTNNFKLFLDNDNAGINAAYKISQKLLSKKINLSIVNNESLKDPDELVRDNKINYIDKIIKNAKHPIDYFIDIYKKDLNISDSISLRDYVNKILEVLKYENNSLIIENALLKLSDVTKIAKDVLFKELFENKNNNNNIVQNNSYNTAISNNIDDNNADYFINLEETFNNNDLTIDKDISKITGYENNLKYLEISKNHAENKIIWDLLCSDEYLNEIENNINKLHEPETKIIIEYIINNYKNKNYLGNDWEEIAKKIKTKGKKYWEKIYEIHNQCFTLMKSSLTLKGINDCFDVIELYKIQLEIDEYSKTLETSKNLDLQKSCLNIIENLRERRNIIYQKRRK encoded by the coding sequence TTGACAATTAAACAAGAACAAATAGATATGGTCTTAAAAGCATCTAATATAGTTGATGATATTTCAGATTATATTGATTTACAAAAAAGGGGTAGAAATTATGTTGCTGTTTGTCCATTTCATGATGATTCTGATCCATCACTAAATGTTTCTCCAGATAAAAATATATTTAAATGTTTCGTTTGTGGTTCTGGTGGTAATGTTATAACATTCATACAAGATTTTAATAATTTAAGTTTTTTTCAAGCATTATTAATTTTATCTAAAAAGTATAAAATAAAAATCGATGGTTTAAAAGATTTTGAACCTAAGAAGAAATTTAATAGTGTAGAAGAAAAACTATTCCAGATTAATTTAAAGTTAGCAAATTTATTTAATGGTTTATTAGTTTCAAATTATGCAAAAGAAGCTCAAAGTTACCTAGAAAAAAGAAAAATAACTAGCTCAGAAATTACAAAATTTAAAATAGGTTTTTGCCCAAAAGAAGTAAACATATATGAGTTTTTATTAAATGAGGGATTTGATGAACAAATAATTAAAAAATCTGATGTAATTTTTCAAATAGGTGTTAAGAATATTTCATTTTTTGAAAATAGAATTGTATTTCCTATATTTGATGAAAATGACAATGTTATTGGTTTTTCAGGGAGATCAATAAATGATATTGATAAGCCAAAATACAAAAATAGTAAAGAAAATGAAGTTTTTAAGAAATCTAACTTAGCTTATAATTTTAATAACGCTAAAAAAGGTATTAAGGTTAAAAATGAAGTCATCATTTTGGAAGGTTTTATGGATGTTATAAGTCTTGAAAGAATTGGCATTAATAATAGTATTGCAATTATGGGTACAGCACTTTCAGATTATCATATAAAACTTATATCATCAACTACAAATAATTTTAAATTGTTTTTAGATAATGACAATGCAGGTATTAATGCAGCATATAAAATATCACAAAAATTACTTTCTAAGAAAATAAATTTATCTATAGTTAATAATGAATCTCTAAAAGATCCTGATGAATTAGTAAGAGATAATAAAATTAATTATATTGATAAGATTATAAAAAATGCTAAACATCCTATTGATTATTTTATTGATATTTACAAAAAAGATTTAAATATATCAGACTCAATTAGTTTAAGAGATTACGTTAATAAAATTTTAGAAGTTCTAAAATATGAAAATAACTCTTTAATAATTGAAAATGCATTATTAAAACTTTCTGATGTAACAAAAATCGCTAAGGATGTATTGTTTAAAGAATTATTTGAAAATAAAAATAATAATAATAATATAGTTCAGAATAATTCATATAATACTGCAATATCAAATAATATAGATGATAATAATGCTGATTATTTTATAAATTTAGAAGAAACATTTAATAATAATGACTTAACAATCGATAAAGATATAAGTAAAATTACTGGTTATGAGAATAATTTAAAATATTTAGAAATATCTAAAAATCATGCTGAAAATAAAATTATTTGAGATTTATTATGTAGTGATGAATACCTTAATGAAATTGAAAATAACATAAATAAGCTTCATGAACCAGAAACAAAAATTATTATTGAGTATATTATAAACAATTATAAAAATAAAAATTACTTAGGTAATGATTGAGAAGAAATAGCAAAAAAAATTAAAACAAAAGGTAAAAAGTATTGAGAAAAAATCTATGAAATCCATAATCAATGTTTTACTTTAATGAAAAGTTCATTAACCTTAAAAGGTATTAATGATTGTTTTGATGTTATTGAACTTTACAAAATTCAACTAGAAATCGATGAATATTCAAAAACACTTGAAACATCTAAAAACTTAGATTTACAAAAAAGTTGTTTAAATATAATAGAAAATTTAAGAGAAAGACGTAATATTATTTATCAAAAAAGGAGAAAATAA
- a CDS encoding glycine--tRNA ligase, with translation MKIAFDKIINHLKTQGFVFQGSEIYGGLANSWDYGPLGSELKNKLKSCWWNYFVKRNKLNVGIDTSIILNPKVWIASGHLGNFNDPLIDCKSCKSRFRADKLVEELYVDINAGNLNYDELESFIKENKISCPKCKSFDFTNIRQFDLMFKTFQGPIEDDSAKVYLRPETAQGIFVQYKNTQRALRKKLPFGIGQIGKSFRNEITPGNFIFRTREFEQMELEFFFSPNDTNNWFDYWLKKVQDFILNELNIKKDNFIVREHDKEELSHYSNKTVDIEYEFPFGRGELWGIAHRSDYDLSQHQKFSGEDLSYLDQESGIKFIPHVIEPSVGVERLLLALLCDSYCEEKLPNGESRIILKLPKKLAPYQIAVLPLQKQQSELSVKLYEKLLLNFDATYDESGNIGKRYRRQDAIGTPYCLTVDFETEKDNCVTVRDRDSMEQKRVNINDLSNYLTNN, from the coding sequence ATGAAAATAGCTTTTGATAAAATTATAAACCATTTAAAAACTCAAGGATTTGTTTTTCAGGGTTCAGAAATTTATGGAGGTTTAGCAAATTCCTGAGATTATGGTCCATTAGGTTCTGAATTAAAAAATAAGTTAAAATCATGCTGATGAAATTATTTTGTTAAAAGAAATAAATTAAATGTTGGTATAGATACTTCAATTATTTTAAACCCAAAAGTATGAATCGCTTCAGGACATTTAGGAAATTTCAATGATCCTTTAATTGATTGCAAAAGTTGTAAGTCAAGATTTAGAGCAGATAAACTTGTAGAAGAATTATATGTTGATATTAATGCTGGAAATTTAAATTATGATGAATTGGAAAGTTTTATAAAAGAAAATAAAATAAGCTGTCCTAAATGTAAAAGTTTCGATTTTACAAATATAAGACAATTTGATTTAATGTTTAAAACTTTTCAAGGGCCGATTGAAGACGATTCAGCAAAGGTCTACTTACGACCAGAGACAGCCCAAGGTATATTTGTTCAATATAAGAATACTCAAAGAGCGTTAAGAAAGAAATTACCTTTTGGAATTGGACAAATAGGTAAATCTTTTAGAAACGAAATAACCCCAGGTAACTTTATTTTTAGAACAAGAGAGTTTGAACAAATGGAGCTAGAATTCTTTTTTTCTCCAAATGATACCAATAATTGATTCGATTATTGATTAAAAAAAGTTCAAGATTTTATTCTAAACGAATTAAATATTAAAAAAGATAATTTTATTGTAAGAGAACATGATAAAGAAGAACTATCACATTACTCAAATAAAACAGTTGATATAGAGTATGAATTTCCATTTGGAAGAGGTGAACTTTGAGGAATAGCACATAGGTCTGACTATGATTTATCTCAACACCAAAAGTTTAGTGGTGAAGATTTGTCTTATCTTGATCAAGAAAGCGGTATTAAATTTATTCCACATGTAATCGAACCTAGTGTTGGAGTTGAGCGTTTATTGTTAGCATTATTATGTGACTCTTATTGTGAGGAAAAACTTCCCAATGGAGAATCAAGAATAATACTAAAGTTGCCTAAAAAACTTGCACCATATCAAATAGCAGTCCTTCCTTTACAAAAACAACAGTCTGAATTATCAGTAAAATTATATGAGAAATTATTATTAAATTTTGATGCAACTTATGATGAGTCAGGTAATATAGGTAAAAGATATAGACGTCAAGATGCAATAGGTACACCTTATTGTTTAACAGTTGATTTTGAAACTGAAAAAGATAATTGTGTAACAGTTAGAGATCGTGATTCAATGGAGCAAAAACGTGTTAATATTAATGATTTATCAAATTATTTAACAAATAACTAA
- the era gene encoding GTPase Era, whose translation MSNLRSGFVSIIGRPNVGKSTLLNTILGQKISIVTNKAQTTRNRINGILTNDEYQMVFLDTPGVHTPKHELGKFMNKVALSSVKGVDVVIFMAPSNEKIGDNDKFVLKNLAKVEAPVFLIISKIDLVTKIELENKIREWKEIGFNFKEIICISSLVIESVNNLLLKIKNFLPNTGIKYYPDNDVTDQPERFLVRELIREELLLQTDQEVPYSIAILVDKIEDKPNILKILATIYCERKSQKPIIIGNKGIMIKNIGIESRKKLEILFNKQVYLELFVKVKEGWRSSPSLIKQLGYDKDTY comes from the coding sequence TTGTCAAATTTAAGATCAGGGTTTGTTAGTATAATAGGAAGACCAAATGTCGGTAAATCTACATTATTAAATACCATATTAGGACAAAAAATTTCTATAGTTACAAATAAAGCACAAACAACAAGAAATAGAATAAATGGGATTTTAACAAATGATGAATACCAAATGGTTTTTTTAGATACACCAGGAGTACATACACCAAAACATGAGCTAGGAAAGTTTATGAATAAAGTAGCATTATCTTCAGTTAAAGGAGTTGATGTTGTAATTTTTATGGCTCCTTCTAATGAAAAAATTGGAGATAATGATAAATTTGTTTTAAAAAATCTTGCAAAAGTTGAAGCGCCAGTTTTTTTAATTATTTCAAAAATTGATTTGGTTACCAAAATAGAATTAGAAAATAAAATAAGAGAGTGAAAAGAAATAGGTTTTAATTTTAAGGAAATTATTTGTATATCAAGCTTAGTTATTGAATCTGTTAATAATTTATTACTAAAGATCAAAAACTTTTTACCAAATACAGGAATAAAATACTATCCTGATAATGATGTTACAGATCAACCTGAGAGGTTTTTGGTAAGAGAACTTATTAGAGAAGAATTATTATTACAAACCGATCAGGAGGTTCCATATTCAATAGCTATTTTGGTAGATAAAATTGAAGATAAACCAAATATTTTAAAAATATTAGCGACCATTTATTGTGAAAGAAAGTCACAAAAACCAATTATTATTGGTAATAAGGGTATTATGATTAAAAATATTGGAATAGAATCAAGAAAAAAACTAGAAATCTTGTTCAATAAACAAGTTTATTTAGAATTATTTGTTAAAGTTAAAGAAGGTTGAAGAAGTTCGCCTTCATTAATAAAACAACTTGGTTATGATAAGGATACTTATTAA
- a CDS encoding Nif3-like dinuclear metal center hexameric protein, with the protein MTKLKTNVVINYINDLFPKYLEAEWDKAGFQIEEVYSQKSQDEISGIVICLDVTMDVIQYALKNNANLIISRHPFIFKDLEEELKNKKEMYDLLVKEEIQIFSIHTNYDNSENQGLVSLLETQFNIKKDSIIGETTKYFEIELIRELQSKEIIEKLSFIFGSANVLVTQSMDLEKDFNKFYIATGACGSLLEELNLKDIFFVTGEAKWHEWLYANQNNVSMLTLGHYMENYFIEDIQNKLLKTFEDLKVLTYDIKNQFKRI; encoded by the coding sequence ATGACAAAACTAAAAACTAATGTGGTTATAAATTATATAAATGATTTATTTCCTAAATATTTGGAAGCTGAGTGAGATAAAGCAGGTTTTCAAATTGAAGAGGTTTATAGTCAAAAAAGTCAAGATGAAATTAGTGGTATTGTTATCTGTTTAGATGTAACAATGGACGTTATACAATATGCTTTAAAAAATAATGCTAATTTAATTATTAGTAGGCACCCATTTATTTTCAAAGATTTAGAAGAAGAATTAAAAAACAAAAAAGAAATGTATGATTTATTAGTTAAAGAAGAAATACAAATATTTTCAATACATACTAATTACGATAATAGTGAAAATCAAGGTTTAGTTTCATTGTTAGAAACTCAATTTAATATAAAAAAAGATTCTATTATAGGTGAAACAACTAAATATTTTGAAATTGAGTTAATTAGAGAACTTCAATCAAAGGAAATTATTGAGAAATTAAGTTTTATTTTCGGTAGTGCTAATGTTTTGGTTACACAATCTATGGATTTAGAAAAAGATTTTAATAAATTCTATATTGCTACAGGAGCTTGTGGAAGTCTCTTAGAGGAACTTAATTTAAAAGATATATTTTTTGTTACTGGTGAGGCTAAATGACATGAATGACTTTATGCAAATCAAAATAACGTTAGTATGCTAACATTAGGTCATTATATGGAGAATTATTTTATTGAGGATATTCAAAATAAGCTTTTAAAAACTTTTGAAGACCTAAAAGTTTTAACTTATGACATAAAAAATCAGTTTAAAAGAATTTAA
- a CDS encoding tRNA (adenine(22)-N(1))-methyltransferase yields MSFLTPRLFALAKLINDDDIVADIGTDHAYLPIYLAKDRKAKKIFATDIANGPLTVAKDNIRSFGVEDKIELLLEDGIKWTSNLNISIDVCIISGVGSNTMQNILKFDNKNIDSFIFCSTNSLTKLREWTKKQKYFIEKEMFVIDNDIFYEIIKVNKYAGTKVKNKKDILFGPILRKTNDKIFIQKLMLEEQNIMKIINKIPKTDKNFKDFVKTKRIISSILKKGIKNNDKTKN; encoded by the coding sequence ATGAGTTTTTTAACACCTAGATTGTTTGCATTAGCAAAATTAATTAATGATGATGATATTGTAGCAGATATTGGAACAGATCATGCTTATTTACCAATTTATTTAGCCAAGGATAGAAAAGCAAAAAAAATATTTGCAACTGATATTGCCAATGGTCCGTTGACTGTTGCTAAGGATAATATTAGATCTTTTGGTGTAGAAGATAAAATAGAGTTATTATTAGAAGATGGTATAAAATGAACATCTAATTTGAATATTTCAATCGATGTTTGTATTATTTCGGGCGTTGGCAGTAATACAATGCAGAATATTTTAAAATTTGACAACAAAAATATTGACTCTTTTATTTTTTGTTCTACTAATAGCTTAACTAAATTAAGAGAATGAACAAAAAAACAGAAATATTTTATTGAAAAAGAAATGTTTGTTATTGATAATGATATATTTTATGAAATTATAAAAGTTAATAAATATGCAGGAACTAAAGTCAAAAATAAAAAAGATATTTTGTTTGGACCAATATTAAGAAAAACTAATGATAAGATATTTATCCAAAAATTAATGTTAGAAGAACAAAATATTATGAAAATAATTAATAAAATACCTAAAACTGATAAAAACTTTAAAGATTTTGTTAAGACAAAAAGAATAATTAGTTCAATACTAAAAAAGGGGATAAAGAATAATGACAAAACTAAAAACTAA
- the ispH gene encoding 4-hydroxy-3-methylbut-2-enyl diphosphate reductase gives MKVIKVTPRGFCLGVVKSIKMAKQAIKDYPNKEIYMIGLLVHNKMVVNDLQNSGIIVIDDWKRSRLDIVKEIPKNSVVIFSAHGTDRKIIEYAAQNNLIIIDTKCEWVLETENLIYDYLNLGYEIIFIGKHNHPETIALTSINNDKIHLVTCIEEVENLKLNSDLDIFVTNQTTLSIIDTDVIYKKIKEKYKNSKFKNDICDATLVRQKAVLDLNPLEIDLLYVVGDERSNNTLKLVELAENKGIKSIRINSKEDIKLSEIKGVDTVAVTAGASTPSIIQNEVIKFLESIEDN, from the coding sequence GCAAGCAATTAAAGATTATCCAAATAAAGAAATATATATGATAGGTTTATTAGTTCATAACAAAATGGTTGTTAACGATCTACAAAATAGTGGAATAATTGTTATTGATGATTGAAAGCGGTCAAGACTTGATATAGTTAAAGAAATTCCCAAAAATAGTGTTGTAATTTTTTCTGCACATGGTACTGATCGAAAAATTATTGAATATGCAGCACAAAATAATCTTATTATAATAGACACAAAGTGTGAATGAGTACTTGAAACCGAAAACTTAATTTATGATTATTTAAATTTAGGATATGAAATTATATTTATTGGAAAACATAATCACCCTGAAACTATAGCTTTAACTTCAATAAATAATGATAAAATTCATTTAGTTACTTGCATTGAAGAAGTTGAAAACTTGAAACTAAATAGTGATTTAGATATATTTGTTACAAATCAAACAACTTTATCTATTATCGATACTGATGTTATTTATAAAAAGATTAAAGAAAAATATAAAAATTCAAAGTTTAAAAATGATATATGTGATGCAACATTAGTAAGGCAAAAAGCAGTTTTAGATTTAAACCCATTAGAAATTGATTTACTTTATGTAGTTGGTGATGAAAGAAGCAACAACACTTTAAAATTAGTTGAATTAGCAGAAAATAAAGGAATAAAATCTATAAGAATAAATAGCAAGGAAGATATTAAATTGAGCGAAATAAAAGGTGTTGACACAGTTGCTGTAACAGCAGGTGCATCAACACCAAGTATAATTCAAAATGAAGTTATAAAATTTTTAGAAAGTATTGAAGATAATTAA